In the genome of Fusarium fujikuroi IMI 58289 draft genome, chromosome FFUJ_chr02, one region contains:
- a CDS encoding related to cellobiose dehydrogenase, which produces MRFTLSSMAGLLGLASAQGLRSSAYTDPKTGIDFQRFVDDGYSLGIAVPETLGKDLIAQMVFPREKEGWGGISFRGGMVGGMLFVAWPNGDDIVTSFRMANSYANPDVYTNSTVKATPIPDGTFINSTHVSYTFLCEGCVVKETTSLTGESPVVGYAWSSIDVDTPSDPESALNYHGAGFGQFGLDIKKAASAKFATWAAMAKETTPAPGTGTPGVPGNSTTLPPTTSNVTYDVIVVGGGPAGIIAAERLAESGASVLLIERGPANTVALGNAAQALPWNNTLTPYDIPALGSSMTSMSGTKFCSDTASTAGCLLGGSSSINGLNFIHPPERDFQRWPKGWSWADLSKAADRLYERNPGTTSPSDDGKYYDDRTYTILSGYLSAKGWKEVDSIEEPNEKHLVYSRPSWSIKNNMRAGPARTYMPFAKNLPNFTLKLETKVIQPIRTGSKITGVLTQGANGSKQIINVKAGGKVVLAAGAMSTPRLLWNAGIGKSDALAIVKQGASKTGVTLPAASDFIDLPVGHHLQDHAQVMLQFKTKSNFTAYKFNNIATEPVKSDLELYYQGSGPITQAAQRMHLWTSAKGADGRVRYLQGTASAMADGIITVRTFLTHGTSTVGELGITAGGNTVLNTKPWLIDQEDRKAMADFVQYWLDLTSGSNSTLSYITPGATVDDILATKMISGDHWMGSAKMGVDDGRKANGSAVVDLNTKVYGTDNLFVVDASMHPDLPTGNTQAIIMVAAEHAAEKIAALKVGGSNSTVPEPISSAPTPVPTPGSKCKRGLRRRRAARVPMDFRRRSLY; this is translated from the coding sequence ATGCGCTTCACACTCTCCAGCATGGCAGGCCTTCTAGGTCTCGCCTCCGCCCAAGGCCTTCGATCCTCCGCCTACACCGATCCCAAGACGGGCATCGACTTCCAGCGCTTCGTCGACGATGGCTACAGTCTTGGTATTGCCGTCCCTGAGACTCTGGGAAAGGATCTCATTGCGCAGATGGTGTTTCCTCGTGAGAAGGAGGGCTGGGGTGGTATTTCGTTCAGAGGCGGTATGGTTGGTGGCATGCTCTTTGTTGCGTGGCCGAATGGCGATGATATCGTTACGAGCTTTCGTATGGCGAACTCGTACGCCAACCCGGATGTTTACACCAACAGTACCGTTAAGGCTACGCCTATTCCTGATGGTACCTTTATCAACAGCACTCATGTGTCATATACTTTCCTCTGTGAGGGTTGTGTTGTTAAAGAGACTACTTCGTTGACTGGCGAGTCTCCTGTTGTTGGATATGCTTGGTCATCTATCGATGTCGATACCCCTTCTGATCCTGAGAGCGCTCTGAACTATCATGGCGCTGGCTTTGGACAGTTCGGTCTTGATATCAAGAAAGCTGCTTCTGCCAAGTTCGCCACCTGGGCTGCCATGGCAAAGGAGACTACCCCCGCTCCCGGAACTGGCACACCCGGCGTCCCTGGAAACTCCACCACTCTTCCTCCCACTACTTCCAACGTTACCTACgatgtcatcgtcgtcggcgGTGGTCCCGCTGGTATCATCGCCGCTGAGCGGCTCGCCGAGTCTGGCGCCagtgttcttctcatcgagCGCGGCCCAGCCAACACCGTCGCTCTCGGTAACGCCGCCCAAGCCCTCCCATGGAACAACACCCTCACTCCCTACGACATCCCCGCTCTCGGCAGCAGCATGACCAGCATGTCTGGCACCAAGTTCTGCAGTGACACAGCTTCTACCGCTGGCTGTCTCCTCGGTGGATCCAGCTCCATCAACGGCCTTAACTTCATCCACCCTCCTGAGCGTGATTTCCAGCGCTGGCCCAAGGGCTGGAGCTGGGCCGACCTCTCCAAGGCCGCTGATCGCCTTTACGAGCGTAACCCTGGTACTACTTCTCCTTCCGACGATGGAAAGTACTACGATGATCGAACCTACACTATTCTTTCTGGATACTTGAGCGCCAAGGGCTGGAAGGAGGTTGACTCTATCGAGGAGCCCAACGAGAAGCACCTCGTGTACTCTCGTCCTTCGTGGTctatcaagaacaacatgcGTGCTGGACCTGCTCGCACTTACATGCCCTTCGCCAAGAACCTTCCCAACTTcactctcaagctcgagaCAAAGGTTATCCAGCCAATCCGAACCGGCAGCAAGATCACTGGTGTCCTTACCCAAGGCGCCAACGGAAGCAAGCAGATCATCAATGTCAAGGCGGGCGGTAAGGTCGTCCTCGCAGCTGGTGCCATGTCAACTCCTCGTCTTCTCTGGAACGCTGGTATCGGCAAGTCTGATGCTCTCGCTATCGTGAAACAGGGTGCTTCCAAGACTGGTGTCACTCTTCCCGCTGCTTCTGACTTCATCGACCTCCCCGTTGGACACCATCTCCAGGACCACGCTCAGGTCATGCTTCAGTTCAAGACAAAGAGCAACTTCACCGCCTACAagttcaacaacatcgctaCTGAGCCCGTCAAGTCTGACTTGGAGCTTTACTACCAGGGTTCTGGTCCTATAACCCAGGCTGCTCAGCGCATGCACCTCTGGACATCTGCAAAGGGCGCTGATGGCCGCGTTCGATACCTTCAGGGTACCGCTAGTGCCATGGCCGACGGCATCATCACTGTCCGCACATTCTTGACCCACGGTACATCCACTGTTGGCGAGCTTGGTATCACCGCTGGTGGAAACACcgttctcaacaccaagcccTGGCTGATCGACCAAGAGGATCGCAAGGCCATGGCTGACTTTGTTCAGTACTGGCTTGACCTCACCAGCGGCAGCAACTCTACCCTCTCTTACATCACCCCCGGTGCTACCGTCGATGACATCCTGGCTACCAAGATGATCAGCGGCGATCACTGGATGGGCAGCGCCAAGATGGGCGTCGACGACGGCCGCAAGGCCAACGGTAGCGCTGTCGTTGATCTTAACACCAAGGTCTACGGCACCGATaacctcttcgtcgtcgatgCCTCCATGCACCCTGATCTTCCCACCGGCAACACTcaggccatcatcatggtGGCCGCTGAGCACGCAGCCGAGAAGATTGCCGCTCTCAAGGTAGGCGGTAGCAACTCTACTGTCCCTGAGCCCATCAGCTCCGCTCCCACACCCGTTCCTACTCCTGGATCCAAGTGCAAGCGAGGTCTTCGTCGCCGTCGCGCTGCTCGTGTTCCCATGGACTTTCGACGACGATCGCTGTACTAA